TGCTGATGGCGATATTCCTAATGCTCCCAACCGGATGGTGATTCTCGATCCACCCCCAGACCGGGTAAAACCCCAACAAATCAGTCGTTGGCTGCGGGAGGAATTTAACCGCCGTTCCCAATTTGCTGCTCTCTATTATCCCTGGATTCGGGTTCCCAATCCCAGAAATGCTGGTCGCCCAGTAGCCATTCCTCCCAGCGGTTATATGGCAGGAGTTTGGTCTCGCAACGATGAAACGCGAGGCGTTTATAAAGCACCTGCCAACGAAGTCCCCAGAGGAGTTATCGGTTTAGCTTACGATTGTAATTTCCGGGAACAGGAACTGCTTAACCCTGCGGGGATTAACTGTATCCGTCCCTTCCCCAACCGAGGTATTCGAGTTTGGGGTGCTAGAACTCTGGTTGAGCCGGATAATATCCAATGGCGCTATATCAACGTTCGCCGCTTGATGAGCTACATCGAGAAATCCATTGAAAATGGAATGCAATGGGTCGTCTTTGAACCCAACGATGAAGACCTGTGGCAACGGGTGAAACGCACGATTACCAGTTTCTTAACCGATTTATGGCGAGCTGGTGCGTTGATGGGAGGATCTCCTGCTGAAGCTTTCTACGTCAAGTGTGATTCTGATATTAATACTCCCCAAAGTATGATGCTCGGTCGATTGTATGTAGAAGTCGGTATTGCTCCCGTGCGACCGGCTGAATTTGTGATCTTCCGTATCAGTCAGTGGACGGCTGAAGGCGAAGGTTAAGAAGCCTCTTCAGGAGATTGGATTAATTCTAATCTCCTGATACATTCAAACCCTAAAAATATCAGCAAAAGGACAGTTACACCATGGCAGCTCCAGTTTATACAACTACAGCCAACCGATTTTATCTAAACTTTGAAGGTTTAGAAAACTTAGAAATAAAAAGTATGGCTGCTCTGACCTATGAAGGTAAGGTAACCGGTGGAGATAAACCCATTCACTGTGGTAAACAGGGTGCAGGAAGACATACCACGATCGCCGGCTATGAAACCAACCCTTCTATGACTATTGAAGTTTATGTGAATGACGATACCCAAGGAGCAGCGGCGCGACTATTTGAATGGTTTTTAGACGTGATGCCGAAAGATGAAGGGGGAAATGGAAATTGGGCGAACAGTCGTAAATCGGGTTCAATAATAGTCTTCGATCCAAGTAATGCTGAAGTCCTGCGATGGAATCTAGACCGAGCTTGGATCAAAAAATATTCGGTTTCTGATGTCGATGCCACTTCTGGGGAATTAGTCATGGAAACCTATGAGTTTGTGGCCGAGAGAATCACCAAAGTGGTCTCTATGTCACAAGCCGCTTAGACCCTTAACTTCTCTACCCTTTCCCATCTAATCATAACCATCTAAAGCGGAGATGTAACTATGGAGTATTTGACCCAAGCCCGGTTTTATTTTGAAGTGAAAGGCATTACGACCCTACAATTACAAAAAGTCAGTGGCCTTTCCATGAGCATTGAACCCGCAGCCGAAGGACAAGCTATTTATGCGGGTAAGAATGTGTCTGCTGGAACCCAAATTACACCATCTCATGTATCCTATGAGAATATGACCTTAGAGTTTGTCACAACCGTAGAAAATGATGCTCTAATTAACTGGTACACAAATTCCCATCCCTCATCGATGACTGGGGGTACAACCACGGCTGTTGAAGAGGCTGGAGAGGCTTCTTTAATCATCTATAAGCAGAATGGCCAAGAAGGAGCAAGGTACAATATTACGGATGCTGTTCCCGCTAAATATACGACGACTCAGGCGAGTGCGGACAGTACGGATTTATTCAAGGAAACGATAGAAATTAGCCATACTGGGATTAGAAAAGTACCCACGGAAGGGACGCGGATTGCACCATTACCAACAACATAAATTATAATTGAAGCAACTGAACTAACACAGGCAAGGGTTTCATCCCTTGTCTGGTTGTTTTGACTGAAAAACGATCCGGATTGCCTGACTATGCTACCTCGTTTTCCCAATATTAATCTATCTCGCCAACCCGGTAGACAATACTCTAATATCTCTTCCAGGTTTTCTAGTCGGGGGAAAGATGCATTTGAAATTCAACGGAATTTGGCTGAAATCCTGACTGCGTGCCGGTTTTATGTAGAATTAACCTTAGATGGATCGAAAGATGGAGTCGATGGGTTATTCATGGAGTGCAAGGGATTTAAGGTGGCTCAAGAGGTGGTTGAGTTTACTGAGGTTTTTCCAGAACCTTGGGGCAAAGCCAAGCGAGGAATGCTGTATACGTCTAAACTCCCTGGTGCTAAGACAACCATTGATAATATTAGTCTCCGGCGAGGGTTAAGTGGCTCGGAAACCCTCTGGAATTGGTTGAATGCGGTGCAAGAGGGCAATTGGGAAAAACAGCGACGCAATGGTTCCATTACTGTTTATCGTCAGAATGGTAATATGGGCGCTTTATTTCAGTTTGAAAATGCTTGGCCCATTAGTTATAGTGTTACGGATAATGCGGCTTCAAGTTCCGAGTTGGCTTGCGAAGAGTTGGAAATAGCCTGTGAGGTGTTCAAGCGGGTTTCTCCTCCGTAGTTCGAGAAACGGGGCATGGGGATGAGTGATACAGCGCTTTGCGCTGGGGAATAGGAAATAGGGTTGTGGTACATGGAGAGAGAGCAGTCAAGCTTGTGTTTCATAACGCAAGCCAAGCGGTGTAAGATTTAAGCCCAATGA
This portion of the Roseofilum reptotaenium CS-1145 genome encodes:
- a CDS encoding phage tail protein, with product MAAPVYTTTANRFYLNFEGLENLEIKSMAALTYEGKVTGGDKPIHCGKQGAGRHTTIAGYETNPSMTIEVYVNDDTQGAAARLFEWFLDVMPKDEGGNGNWANSRKSGSIIVFDPSNAEVLRWNLDRAWIKKYSVSDVDATSGELVMETYEFVAERITKVVSMSQAA
- a CDS encoding phage tail protein; this translates as MEYLTQARFYFEVKGITTLQLQKVSGLSMSIEPAAEGQAIYAGKNVSAGTQITPSHVSYENMTLEFVTTVENDALINWYTNSHPSSMTGGTTTAVEEAGEASLIIYKQNGQEGARYNITDAVPAKYTTTQASADSTDLFKETIEISHTGIRKVPTEGTRIAPLPTT
- a CDS encoding phage tail protein gives rise to the protein MLPRFPNINLSRQPGRQYSNISSRFSSRGKDAFEIQRNLAEILTACRFYVELTLDGSKDGVDGLFMECKGFKVAQEVVEFTEVFPEPWGKAKRGMLYTSKLPGAKTTIDNISLRRGLSGSETLWNWLNAVQEGNWEKQRRNGSITVYRQNGNMGALFQFENAWPISYSVTDNAASSSELACEELEIACEVFKRVSPP